From the genome of Phytohabitans rumicis, one region includes:
- a CDS encoding beta-galactosidase: MKVPFGGDYNPEQWPEDVWKDDYRLFDAARIDTVTLGVFTWTLTQPAPDVYDFSTLDRVVAKAEAEGRNVCLATGTGAHPAWLARAHPEVTRVDFEGRKHRYGARHNSCPSSPVFRRLSTEVARRIAQRYAGNPAIVAWHVGNEYGGACYCDLCAAGFRDWLRQRYETLDGLNAAWYTTFWSHTFTDWDEIEPPSALTEHWRGPDHTAFQGITLDYLRFMSDAMLANYLDEKAAIRESDPTTPVTTNLMGMFRGIDYHRWASHLDFVSWDNYPPDDTSQARMALTHDLMRGLKDGQPFWLMEQTPSVTACRDVNPLKRPGVMRLWSWQAVAHGADAVLFFQMRASRGASEKYHGAVIGHSGRSDTRVFGEVAALGAELERLGAATLGARTPARVALLFDWDSWWALELSDGPSRLVRYQQVVLAYHRALWDAGVGVDVVAVTADLSRYDVVVAPALHMLKGDLARRLEEVAARGGSVVTTFLSGRVDEDDNAFLMDVPGPLGALMGVRVDEWDARDQEFVNPVRLGDQTVESRLLFELVIPQGAEVVGTYQADFYAGTPAVTRNAFGAGHGWYVAAGLDQAGVSWVLRQVLDRHELYGPYPEVPDLETAVRVAPDGTRLLFLLNHNAEPVSLTARFDGVDLLTGTTVQSGQMLHMEARGVMVVRQ, translated from the coding sequence GTGAAGGTGCCCTTTGGCGGGGACTACAACCCGGAGCAGTGGCCCGAGGACGTCTGGAAGGACGACTACCGGCTCTTCGACGCGGCCCGGATCGACACCGTCACGCTGGGGGTCTTCACCTGGACGCTGACCCAGCCGGCGCCGGACGTCTATGACTTCTCCACATTGGACCGGGTGGTCGCGAAGGCCGAGGCGGAGGGCCGGAACGTCTGCCTGGCGACGGGCACCGGCGCGCACCCGGCCTGGCTGGCCCGCGCGCACCCGGAGGTGACCCGCGTCGACTTCGAGGGCCGCAAGCACAGGTACGGCGCCCGGCACAACTCCTGCCCCAGTTCCCCGGTGTTCCGCCGGCTCTCCACCGAGGTCGCGCGGCGCATCGCCCAGCGGTACGCGGGCAACCCGGCGATCGTCGCCTGGCACGTCGGCAACGAGTACGGCGGGGCGTGCTACTGCGACCTGTGCGCGGCCGGCTTCCGGGACTGGCTGCGGCAGCGGTACGAGACCCTCGACGGGCTCAACGCGGCCTGGTACACGACGTTCTGGTCGCACACCTTCACCGACTGGGACGAGATCGAGCCGCCGTCGGCGCTGACCGAGCACTGGCGCGGGCCGGACCACACCGCGTTCCAGGGCATCACGCTGGACTACCTGCGCTTCATGTCGGACGCCATGCTGGCCAACTACCTGGACGAGAAGGCGGCCATCCGGGAGTCCGACCCGACGACGCCGGTGACGACCAACCTCATGGGCATGTTCCGGGGGATCGACTACCACCGCTGGGCTTCGCACCTCGACTTCGTCTCCTGGGACAACTACCCGCCGGACGACACGTCGCAGGCGCGGATGGCGCTGACCCACGACCTGATGCGCGGGCTCAAGGACGGCCAGCCGTTCTGGCTGATGGAGCAGACCCCGAGCGTCACCGCCTGCCGCGACGTCAACCCGCTCAAGCGGCCCGGCGTGATGCGGCTGTGGAGCTGGCAGGCGGTCGCCCACGGCGCGGACGCGGTGCTGTTCTTCCAGATGCGGGCCTCGCGCGGGGCCAGCGAGAAGTACCACGGCGCCGTCATCGGCCACAGCGGGCGGTCGGACACCCGGGTGTTCGGAGAGGTGGCGGCCCTCGGCGCGGAGCTCGAACGGCTGGGCGCCGCCACGCTCGGCGCCCGCACGCCGGCCCGGGTCGCGCTGCTGTTCGACTGGGACAGCTGGTGGGCGCTGGAGCTCTCGGACGGCCCGTCCCGGCTGGTCCGGTACCAGCAGGTCGTGCTCGCCTACCACCGCGCCCTCTGGGACGCGGGGGTGGGCGTCGACGTCGTCGCGGTCACCGCCGACCTGTCCCGGTACGACGTGGTCGTCGCGCCCGCCCTGCACATGCTCAAGGGCGACCTCGCCCGGCGGCTGGAGGAGGTGGCCGCGCGCGGCGGCTCGGTCGTGACGACGTTCCTGTCCGGCCGGGTGGACGAGGACGACAACGCCTTCCTGATGGACGTGCCCGGCCCGCTCGGCGCCCTCATGGGCGTACGCGTCGACGAGTGGGACGCCCGCGACCAGGAGTTCGTCAACCCCGTACGCCTCGGCGACCAGACCGTCGAGAGCCGGCTCCTCTTCGAGCTGGTGATCCCGCAGGGCGCCGAGGTGGTCGGCACGTACCAGGCCGACTTCTACGCCGGCACGCCCGCGGTGACCCGCAACGCGTTCGGCGCCGGCCACGGCTGGTACGTCGCCGCCGGGCTGGACCAGGCGGGCGTGTCCTGGGTGCTGCGGCAGGTGCTGGACCGGCACGAGCTGTACGGGCCGTACCCGGAGGTGCCGGACCTGGAGACGGCGGTCCGGGTCGCGCCGGACGGCACCCGCCTGCTCTTCCTGCTCAACCACAACGCCGAGCCGGTCTCGTTGACGGCGCGTTTTGACGGGGTCGACCTGCTGACCGGCACCACCGTCCAGAGTGGGCAGATGCTGCACATGGAGGCGCGCGGCGTCATGGTGGTGCGTCAGTAG
- a CDS encoding cellulose binding domain-containing protein, with translation MKKSILYAVLTALALVTALVVARPALSAAAPVRIMPLGDSITGGPGCWRALLWDRLQRTGYTDIDFVGTLPGGGCSVAHDGDNEGHGGYQAVGIADQNQLPPWLAATSPDIVLMHLGTNDVWNNRPAATILAAYGKLVDQMRANNPNMRIIVAQIVAMAPTNCTYCTSGVIALNNAIPGWAAGKSTTQSPITVVDQWTGFDPVADTIGDGVHPDDSGFQKMSDRWYPAVTRALGGTTTPTTPPVTTAPATTAPPAPGVCTATYRVVSQWTGGFQGEVTVRNGGTTSTSAWTAAFSFANGQRVSQAWNATVTQSGAAVTARHLSWNGLLTPGGTATFGFIASWTGTNAVPAVTCTLT, from the coding sequence ATGAAAAAGTCCATTCTGTACGCCGTTCTCACCGCGCTGGCGCTGGTGACGGCGCTCGTGGTGGCCCGCCCCGCGCTGTCCGCCGCCGCGCCGGTCCGCATCATGCCGCTCGGTGACTCCATCACCGGCGGCCCCGGCTGCTGGCGCGCCCTGCTCTGGGACCGTCTACAGCGGACCGGCTATACCGACATCGACTTCGTCGGCACCCTGCCCGGTGGCGGGTGCTCGGTCGCGCACGACGGCGACAACGAGGGGCACGGCGGCTACCAGGCGGTCGGCATCGCCGACCAGAACCAGTTGCCGCCGTGGCTGGCGGCTACCAGCCCGGACATCGTGCTGATGCACCTCGGCACCAACGACGTGTGGAACAACCGGCCGGCCGCCACCATCCTCGCGGCGTACGGCAAGCTGGTCGACCAGATGCGGGCGAACAACCCCAACATGAGGATCATCGTGGCGCAGATCGTCGCGATGGCGCCGACCAACTGCACGTACTGCACCTCGGGCGTCATCGCGCTCAACAACGCCATTCCGGGCTGGGCGGCCGGCAAGAGCACCACGCAGTCGCCCATCACGGTGGTGGACCAGTGGACCGGCTTCGACCCGGTCGCCGACACCATCGGCGACGGGGTGCACCCGGACGACTCCGGCTTCCAGAAGATGTCCGACCGCTGGTACCCGGCGGTGACGCGGGCCCTCGGCGGCACCACGACACCCACGACGCCACCGGTCACCACCGCACCGGCCACGACCGCACCTCCCGCTCCCGGGGTGTGCACCGCGACCTATCGAGTGGTCAGTCAGTGGACGGGCGGCTTCCAGGGCGAGGTGACCGTGCGGAACGGTGGCACCACGTCCACGTCGGCCTGGACCGCTGCCTTCAGCTTCGCCAACGGGCAGCGGGTCAGCCAGGCGTGGAACGCGACAGTGACGCAGAGCGGAGCGGCGGTGACCGCCCGGCACCTGAGCTGGAACGGCCTGCTGACGCCCGGCGGGACCGCCACGTTCGGCTTCATCGCCTCCTGGACCGGCACCAACGCCGTACCGGCGGTGACCTGCACGCTGACATAG
- a CDS encoding ABC transporter substrate-binding protein, producing the protein MYQPTRRQLLAAAGGAATLALVGCGSGDDTEGQDLDAKRSGAMEKFNVGDQFKAAEPLTFPIMMLSNAAYPYKADWQFFTELAKLTNVKLEATVVPGSDYNQKRSVMVSSGDAPLIIPKTYHPDEEQYIAGGAILPVSDYVHLMPHYQDKVKKWNLQGNLDGFSQSDGKYYLLPGLHEDAWLDYTLAVRTDILQKLGLSTPQTWDDVTNMLRAMKQAYPGQYPMSDRWSTPPEPGANCLFGLLSSAYGTYAGWDWQNAYWDTSASKFVFSGAMEQYKQVLQYLNTLVSEKLLDPESFTQTDDNARQKFASGKSFVICCNAQTLANELRKDIAKIPGATVAKIPRPIGPAGAVKSGETRLENGIMISKKALESKNFVAMMQFIDWLWYSDAGQMLAKWGIKDQTYTGSVDDGTFKLAQDVNWAGLNPSAAKHLQVDYGFFNGVFAYGGSTKFLNSQFTEEEKKFQEVMDQRKILPVPPAHPLTAEEREQANLWETALTDHVNQNSLKFVLGQRPLGQWDAYVAELKGKNMDQYLEMVNKAYDRFKKERG; encoded by the coding sequence ATGTACCAGCCAACCCGGCGCCAGTTGCTCGCCGCCGCCGGTGGCGCCGCCACCCTCGCGCTCGTCGGCTGCGGCAGCGGCGATGACACCGAGGGCCAGGACCTGGACGCCAAACGCTCAGGCGCCATGGAGAAGTTCAACGTCGGCGACCAGTTCAAGGCCGCCGAGCCGCTCACGTTCCCCATCATGATGCTGTCCAACGCGGCCTACCCGTACAAGGCCGACTGGCAGTTCTTCACGGAACTGGCCAAGCTCACCAACGTCAAGCTCGAGGCGACGGTGGTGCCGGGCAGCGACTACAACCAGAAGCGCAGCGTCATGGTCAGCTCCGGCGACGCCCCCTTGATCATCCCGAAGACCTACCACCCCGACGAGGAGCAGTACATCGCCGGCGGCGCGATCCTGCCGGTCAGCGACTACGTCCACCTGATGCCGCACTACCAGGACAAGGTCAAGAAGTGGAACCTCCAGGGTAACCTCGACGGCTTCAGCCAGTCGGACGGCAAGTACTACCTGCTGCCCGGCCTGCACGAGGACGCCTGGCTGGACTACACGCTGGCGGTACGCACCGACATCCTGCAGAAGCTCGGCCTGTCCACGCCGCAGACGTGGGACGACGTGACCAACATGCTGCGGGCGATGAAGCAGGCGTACCCCGGCCAGTACCCGATGTCCGACCGGTGGAGCACTCCTCCCGAGCCCGGCGCCAACTGCCTGTTCGGCCTGCTCAGCAGCGCCTACGGCACGTACGCCGGCTGGGATTGGCAGAACGCGTACTGGGACACCAGCGCGAGCAAGTTCGTCTTCTCCGGCGCGATGGAGCAGTACAAGCAGGTCCTGCAGTACCTCAACACGCTGGTGAGCGAGAAGCTGCTCGATCCGGAGAGCTTCACGCAGACGGACGACAACGCCCGGCAGAAGTTCGCGTCCGGCAAGTCGTTCGTGATCTGCTGCAACGCCCAGACGCTCGCGAACGAATTGCGCAAGGACATCGCGAAGATCCCGGGCGCGACGGTGGCGAAGATCCCCCGGCCGATCGGGCCGGCCGGTGCGGTCAAGAGCGGCGAGACCCGGCTGGAGAACGGCATCATGATCTCCAAGAAGGCGTTGGAGAGCAAGAACTTCGTCGCGATGATGCAGTTCATCGACTGGCTGTGGTACTCCGACGCTGGCCAGATGCTGGCGAAGTGGGGAATCAAGGACCAGACCTACACCGGAAGCGTCGATGACGGCACCTTCAAGCTCGCCCAGGACGTGAACTGGGCCGGGCTCAACCCGTCGGCCGCGAAGCACCTGCAGGTCGACTACGGTTTCTTCAACGGCGTGTTCGCCTACGGCGGCAGCACCAAGTTCCTGAACTCCCAGTTCACCGAGGAGGAGAAGAAGTTCCAGGAGGTCATGGACCAGCGCAAGATCCTCCCGGTGCCGCCGGCGCACCCGCTCACCGCCGAGGAGCGCGAGCAGGCGAACCTGTGGGAGACCGCGCTGACCGACCACGTGAACCAGAACTCGCTCAAGTTCGTCCTCGGCCAGCGCCCACTGGGCCAGTGGGACGCCTACGTGGCCGAACTGAAGGGCAAGAACATGGACCAGTACCTGGAAATGGTCAACAAGGCGTACGACCGCTTCAAGAAGGAACGCGGCTGA
- a CDS encoding cellulose binding domain-containing protein, whose amino-acid sequence MKPLSFSVRRVAAPAAMLLAAGVLVGIGQPAAQATATPVTVTVNARAGLATMPATGLGVNDAIWDQELGTTAVSDLLKSAGVQMRRYPGGSYSDIYHWETHTAPGGYVAPNTGFDTFMAGVRRTGAQPMIVANYGTGTAAEAAGWVRYANVTKGYGVKYWTIGNENYGNGHYGANWEADNHADKSPAQYASEVIAYADAMKAVDPTIKVGAVLTIPANWPDAVVADGDAGSWNKVVLAAAGSKIDFVDVHWYPGGGSAAEAVGKTEHIVDALYLLRQQIAQYAGANSSRIGISLTELNVGVGQNTQPGALFLADAYAGLLEGGVFSVQWWNVHNGIGNVSTVAGQTDYGDFGMLSSGTCTADNSTCEPALNTPFAPYHGLSMLGKFARTGDQFIRAATDQPLVTAHAVRRSNGDLAVLLVNKDPDNAYPVTIDYAGFSPAGAAPTVHTYTNGAASIATAQSGTATSQTLAPYSLTVVQTKAARVVTGLPTAPGQPTASGVTDQAATVSWPAARAGAHPIAKYEVYRHNGAVSEQWGETPGTSFTVGNLRPGSRYTVNVLARDTAGNVSWASPPLTITTGSPAQSTCSVRFGYVTDWASGYVANLDITNTGTYAIDGWTLTFDWPTGWQQMNGGWNANWSQTGRTVKVTNLDTNGRLAPGGSVSAGFVGGYSGPNITPGAFTLNGTVCTAL is encoded by the coding sequence ATGAAACCTTTGTCGTTCTCCGTCCGCCGCGTGGCCGCTCCCGCGGCCATGCTCCTGGCCGCCGGCGTGCTCGTCGGGATCGGCCAACCCGCCGCGCAGGCGACCGCCACACCGGTGACGGTCACCGTGAACGCGCGCGCCGGCCTCGCGACCATGCCCGCGACCGGGCTCGGCGTCAACGACGCGATCTGGGACCAGGAGCTGGGCACCACCGCCGTCTCCGACCTGCTCAAGTCCGCCGGGGTGCAGATGCGCCGGTACCCCGGCGGCTCGTACTCCGACATCTACCACTGGGAGACCCACACCGCCCCGGGCGGCTACGTCGCGCCCAACACCGGCTTCGACACGTTCATGGCCGGGGTACGCCGCACCGGCGCCCAGCCGATGATCGTCGCGAACTACGGCACCGGTACGGCCGCGGAGGCCGCCGGCTGGGTGCGGTACGCCAACGTGACCAAGGGGTACGGGGTCAAGTACTGGACGATCGGCAACGAGAACTACGGCAACGGTCACTACGGAGCCAACTGGGAGGCCGACAACCACGCCGACAAGAGCCCGGCCCAGTACGCCAGCGAGGTCATCGCGTACGCCGACGCGATGAAGGCCGTGGACCCGACCATCAAGGTGGGCGCCGTGCTGACCATCCCGGCGAACTGGCCGGACGCCGTGGTGGCCGACGGCGACGCGGGTAGCTGGAACAAGGTCGTGCTGGCCGCCGCCGGCTCCAAGATCGACTTTGTGGACGTGCACTGGTACCCCGGTGGCGGCAGCGCCGCCGAGGCGGTGGGCAAGACCGAGCACATCGTCGACGCGCTCTACCTGCTACGGCAGCAGATCGCCCAGTACGCCGGCGCCAACAGCTCCCGCATCGGCATCAGCCTCACCGAGCTCAACGTCGGCGTCGGCCAGAACACCCAGCCGGGTGCGCTCTTCCTCGCCGACGCGTACGCCGGGCTGCTGGAGGGCGGCGTGTTCTCGGTGCAGTGGTGGAACGTGCACAACGGCATCGGCAACGTGTCCACTGTGGCCGGGCAGACCGACTACGGCGACTTCGGCATGCTCTCCAGCGGCACCTGCACGGCCGACAACAGCACCTGCGAGCCGGCCCTGAACACGCCGTTCGCGCCGTACCACGGGCTGTCGATGCTCGGGAAGTTCGCGCGCACCGGCGACCAGTTCATCCGGGCCGCCACCGACCAGCCGCTGGTGACCGCGCACGCGGTGCGGCGCTCCAACGGGGACCTCGCGGTGCTGCTGGTCAACAAGGACCCGGACAACGCGTACCCGGTGACCATCGACTACGCGGGCTTCTCCCCGGCGGGAGCCGCGCCGACCGTGCACACCTACACCAACGGGGCGGCGTCGATCGCCACGGCGCAGTCCGGCACGGCCACCAGCCAGACGCTCGCGCCGTACTCGCTGACGGTCGTGCAGACGAAGGCCGCGCGGGTCGTCACCGGCCTGCCCACGGCGCCCGGCCAACCCACCGCCAGCGGCGTCACCGACCAGGCGGCGACCGTCAGCTGGCCGGCCGCGCGGGCCGGCGCCCACCCGATCGCCAAGTACGAGGTGTACCGGCATAACGGCGCCGTCAGCGAGCAGTGGGGGGAGACCCCCGGCACCTCGTTCACGGTGGGGAACCTGCGGCCGGGCAGTCGCTACACGGTGAACGTGCTCGCCCGGGACACGGCCGGAAACGTCTCGTGGGCCTCGCCGCCGCTGACCATCACGACGGGCAGCCCGGCGCAGAGCACGTGCAGTGTCCGGTTTGGATACGTCACCGACTGGGCGAGCGGGTACGTCGCCAACCTCGACATCACCAACACGGGCACGTACGCCATCGACGGCTGGACGCTGACGTTCGACTGGCCGACCGGCTGGCAGCAGATGAACGGCGGCTGGAACGCCAACTGGTCGCAGACCGGCCGCACGGTCAAGGTGACCAACCTCGACACCAACGGCAGGCTCGCCCCCGGCGGCTCGGTCTCGGCCGGCTTCGTCGGCGGCTACAGCGGGCCGAACATCACCCCCGGCGCGTTCACCCTCAACGGAACGGTGTGTACGGCGCTATGA
- a CDS encoding alpha-glucuronidase, producing MWHAAWLPPEAFRALGSRRTVVHGDGALVDTVRSEVDRAVAASGSGGGPTYDLVLALDTAEPLPAEAAAVRAEAGELGPEGFALARREGVTVVLAGGPAGLLYGLFHVVRLGESAFGADRPIETHRPWAARRMVDHWDNVDVHPVMGQVERGYAGGSIFWADGAFRGDRDRIRAYGRLLAACGINAIAANNVNVHATEARLLTDRLGDVKAIADTLRPYGIRVHLSVTFAAPAVLGGLPTADPLDEGVRSWWAAATRRVYETIPDFGGYLVKADSEGQPGPFAYGRSHADGANLLADALAPYGGVVHWRAFVYNHRQDWRDRSTDRARAAYDHFAPLDGLFRDNAILQVKHGPMDFQPREPVSPVIAAMPATRLAVELQATQEYTGQQLHACYLAPMWSEVLAFEPVEGRFAELVAVSNVGDDPFWTGHPLAQANLYAFGRLAWDPDADPLSILDEWIDLTFPEPPEPLRQALHAIMDGSWRTYERYTSPLGVGFMVRPGSHYGPDVDGYEYTPWGTYHFADRDGVGVDRTRATGTGFTGQYPAPWSDVYESLDRCPDELLLFFHHVPYGHVLHSGSTVIQHIYDTHFAGAEQAAEMRARWAEAAGLVPADVYDRVRERLDEQVRSAQEWRDQVNAYFFRKSGVPDAEGRRIY from the coding sequence ATGTGGCACGCAGCATGGTTGCCGCCGGAAGCCTTTCGGGCACTCGGTTCGCGGCGCACGGTGGTGCACGGCGACGGGGCGCTCGTTGACACGGTCCGTTCCGAGGTCGACCGGGCCGTCGCCGCATCCGGCAGCGGCGGCGGCCCGACGTACGACCTCGTGCTGGCGCTTGATACGGCAGAGCCCTTGCCGGCGGAGGCCGCGGCGGTGCGGGCCGAGGCCGGCGAGCTCGGCCCGGAAGGCTTCGCGCTCGCCCGCCGCGAGGGCGTCACGGTGGTGCTGGCCGGCGGGCCGGCCGGTCTGCTCTACGGCCTGTTCCACGTCGTACGGCTGGGCGAGTCGGCGTTCGGGGCCGACCGACCGATCGAGACGCACCGGCCGTGGGCGGCGCGCCGCATGGTCGACCACTGGGACAACGTCGACGTGCACCCCGTGATGGGACAGGTCGAGCGCGGGTACGCCGGCGGCTCCATCTTCTGGGCGGACGGCGCCTTCCGCGGGGACCGGGACCGGATCCGGGCATACGGCCGGCTGCTGGCCGCCTGCGGGATCAACGCGATAGCGGCCAACAACGTGAACGTGCACGCCACCGAGGCGCGCCTGCTGACCGACCGGCTCGGCGACGTCAAGGCGATCGCGGACACGTTGCGCCCGTACGGCATCCGCGTGCACCTGTCGGTCACCTTCGCCGCGCCCGCCGTCCTCGGCGGGCTGCCGACCGCCGACCCGCTCGACGAGGGTGTCCGGTCGTGGTGGGCCGCGGCCACCCGCCGGGTCTACGAGACCATCCCGGACTTCGGCGGCTACCTCGTGAAGGCCGACTCGGAGGGGCAGCCCGGCCCGTTCGCGTACGGGCGCAGCCACGCGGACGGCGCGAACCTGCTCGCCGACGCGCTGGCCCCGTACGGGGGAGTGGTGCACTGGCGGGCCTTCGTCTACAACCACCGGCAGGACTGGCGCGACCGCTCGACCGACCGGGCCCGCGCGGCGTACGACCACTTCGCACCGCTCGACGGGCTCTTCCGGGACAACGCGATCCTGCAGGTGAAGCACGGTCCGATGGACTTCCAGCCGCGCGAGCCGGTCTCGCCGGTGATCGCGGCCATGCCGGCGACCCGGCTGGCGGTGGAGTTGCAGGCCACCCAGGAGTACACCGGCCAGCAGCTGCACGCCTGCTACCTCGCTCCGATGTGGAGCGAGGTGCTGGCCTTCGAGCCGGTCGAAGGCCGCTTCGCCGAGCTGGTCGCCGTGTCCAACGTGGGCGACGACCCATTCTGGACCGGCCACCCGCTCGCCCAGGCCAACCTGTACGCGTTCGGCCGCCTCGCCTGGGACCCAGACGCCGACCCGCTGTCCATCCTGGACGAGTGGATCGACCTGACGTTTCCGGAGCCGCCCGAGCCGCTGCGCCAGGCGCTGCACGCCATCATGGACGGCTCCTGGCGGACGTACGAGCGGTACACCTCGCCGCTGGGCGTCGGCTTCATGGTGCGCCCCGGCTCGCACTACGGACCCGACGTGGACGGGTACGAGTACACCCCGTGGGGCACGTACCACTTCGCCGACCGGGACGGCGTCGGCGTGGACCGCACCCGCGCCACCGGCACCGGCTTCACCGGCCAGTACCCGGCGCCCTGGTCGGACGTGTACGAGTCGCTCGACCGGTGCCCCGACGAGCTGCTGCTCTTCTTCCACCACGTGCCGTACGGGCACGTGCTGCACAGCGGCTCGACGGTCATCCAGCACATCTACGACACCCACTTCGCCGGGGCCGAGCAGGCCGCCGAGATGCGGGCACGCTGGGCGGAGGCGGCCGGGCTGGTCCCCGCCGACGTGTACGACCGGGTGCGGGAACGCCTCGACGAGCAGGTGCGCTCGGCGCAGGAGTGGCGGGATCAGGTCAACGCGTACTTCTTCCGCAAGTCCGGGGTGCCGGATGCGGAAGGACGACGGATCTACTGA
- a CDS encoding MarR family winged helix-turn-helix transcriptional regulator — MDDPPQPRWLTSEEMQTWLALAGMMIRLPAVLDAQLQRDAGISHFEYQVLAGLSEAPDRTLRMSMLAVFANGSLSRLSHVVSRLERRGWVRRDPDPSDGRFTLATLTGDGWAKVVETAPGHVEAVRSYVFDQLTRTQTHQLRDIGHRILSATDPDGSCPSAR, encoded by the coding sequence ATGGACGACCCGCCACAGCCGCGCTGGCTGACCAGTGAGGAGATGCAGACCTGGCTGGCGCTCGCCGGGATGATGATCCGGCTGCCGGCCGTCCTGGACGCGCAACTGCAACGGGACGCCGGGATCAGCCACTTCGAGTACCAGGTGCTGGCGGGCCTGTCCGAGGCGCCGGACCGCACGCTGCGGATGAGCATGCTGGCCGTGTTCGCCAACGGCTCGCTCTCCCGGCTGTCGCACGTGGTCAGCCGGCTGGAGCGGCGCGGCTGGGTACGCCGTGACCCCGACCCGAGCGACGGCCGGTTCACCCTGGCCACCCTCACCGGGGACGGCTGGGCGAAGGTCGTCGAGACCGCGCCGGGCCACGTCGAGGCCGTCCGCTCCTACGTCTTCGACCAGCTCACCAGGACCCAGACCCACCAGCTCCGCGACATCGGCCACCGCATCCTGTCGGCGACCGACCCGGACGGCTCCTGCCCCTCCGCCCGCTAG
- a CDS encoding DoxX family protein, protein MNVVLWIIAGLLAAVFLGAGLMKVAQPKEKLAANGLAWTEDFPPGAIKLIGALEVLAAIGLILPAVLDIATVFVPLAALGVVALMVGAAITHARRKETPMIFGNLLLIVLAAIVVWGRFGPHSFGS, encoded by the coding sequence GTGAACGTCGTTTTGTGGATCATCGCTGGCCTGCTGGCCGCCGTCTTCCTCGGTGCCGGCCTCATGAAGGTCGCCCAGCCGAAGGAGAAGCTCGCCGCCAACGGCCTGGCCTGGACCGAGGACTTCCCGCCCGGCGCGATCAAGCTCATCGGTGCCCTGGAGGTGCTCGCCGCCATCGGCCTGATCCTGCCCGCCGTCCTGGACATCGCCACGGTGTTCGTGCCGCTCGCCGCGCTCGGCGTGGTCGCGCTGATGGTCGGCGCCGCGATCACCCATGCCCGCCGCAAGGAGACGCCGATGATCTTCGGCAACCTGCTGCTCATCGTGCTGGCCGCGATCGTGGTCTGGGGCCGCTTCGGGCCGCACTCGTTCGGTTCGTAG
- a CDS encoding YesL family protein — MSAVAGARRQFGSGPLSRVAALVYTLMVVQVLLLASALPGLVPVLFLEQDASNAPLVALCALPLGPAVSAALYALRHRSRDITELYPARAFWRGYRANLRGVLLVWVPWLAWMTILGINLGNFAGAGVPGWWAALLGAVAVLAALWLANALVITSLFAFRAVDVARLAVYFLAATPGVTLGNAGLLLIAAGVTAYASEGVLALLGAAFLVVLLRNAGPMITRVEKEFTA; from the coding sequence ATGAGTGCCGTTGCTGGAGCCCGCCGGCAGTTCGGATCGGGGCCGCTGTCCCGCGTCGCCGCGCTGGTCTACACCCTGATGGTCGTCCAGGTGCTGCTGCTCGCCAGCGCCCTGCCCGGTCTGGTGCCGGTCCTGTTCCTGGAACAGGACGCGAGCAACGCCCCGTTGGTCGCGCTCTGCGCGCTCCCGCTCGGCCCGGCCGTCTCCGCCGCCCTGTACGCGCTGCGCCACCGCAGCCGGGACATCACCGAGCTCTACCCGGCGCGGGCGTTCTGGCGCGGCTACCGGGCCAACCTGCGCGGCGTCCTGCTGGTCTGGGTGCCGTGGCTGGCCTGGATGACGATCCTCGGGATCAACCTCGGCAACTTCGCGGGCGCCGGCGTACCGGGCTGGTGGGCGGCGCTGCTGGGCGCCGTCGCGGTGCTGGCCGCGCTGTGGCTGGCCAACGCCCTGGTGATCACCTCACTGTTCGCGTTCCGGGCCGTGGACGTCGCCCGGCTCGCCGTGTACTTCCTGGCCGCGACGCCCGGCGTAACGCTGGGCAACGCTGGCCTGCTACTCATCGCGGCCGGCGTCACGGCGTACGCCTCCGAAGGCGTGCTGGCGCTACTGGGTGCGGCCTTCCTGGTAGTGCTGCTACGAAACGCGGGCCCGATGATCACTCGAGTCGAGAAGGAGTTCACCGCGTGA